ccatcatcatgtatcattaaatcttcattttcccaaatactACAATCATCAACCTCTCTCTCCCGAAAACTTAAAACGTTGCTTTCACACCCAAGTGTTTCTGATTCTTTGCTCGTTAAATCAGTGTCAACAATTTGCTCACTTGGTTTCCTCATCAGTGCATCaattcctaaatcatttaaatcattaatctgctggtcctctgacaaactacaagcctctgcccattcataaaattcaactaagtcaattattttctctGGCTCTTTATTACAACCAATGTGTTCATCCTTAACAGGTACTGTGTTTAGAGGGTAGTACACGTTCATAAGATAACTACTCATTACTTGAGACGTATCTCTTGGTGCAACGTAGTCACTGTTATTGGTCCATCTATTATCTATGCTTTTCGCCCCTACCTTGTGGACCGACAATGGAGCGCATGCTAGTTTTTTACTTCATGACTTCCCATAGCATTTTGACTCCTGGTGTCACTATGTTCACGCCAATTCCTGTTTTCAGAATCCCTGTAATTACTTCTGTTCCAATTGTTCCCAGATTGTCCTCTTGAATGGAAATTATAGTTTTCCcttgaatggaaattattattaatattctgaCTATTTTGTTCCCTATGATGAAAACTATGGTTGTTGGGCCTACTGTTTTCCCTCCTGTTAAAACTAGTGTTTCCCCAACTATGATCCCCACCTCTTTGTGCATGATTGAAGTagttttttggtttccccactttgtcTATAATCCTGTCAAGTTTATCCACATAGTTTAGAAATTGTTCAATGTTGTCATCTGGTCCATACACTAGGTCCCATTGCACATCTGCTGGCAACCTTCTCTTTAAAGCATCTATCTGTGTGAGCTCATCGAAGGGTTTGctcaaatgtacaagtttcttcagttgattcttacaaaactgtttcatagtcccCTGTGTTTCTCTATAATTTGGCCCATTCAGGAACTCACTCTTTATCCTggcttgttcagtttcagaccagaaccgttttaagaactcaatttcaaattctgcataagacatgtccatagaaaaattttgattggcccatgacaaagattctccctccaaaaattttttaacaaacttaattttgacactttcactcatattgggcaaaaaattgtctctacaactctgcagaaagtcaacaggatgcaaactacactcattagaaaagtttttaactggaatattggatactaaggtacatgtgttcatagaaaaatttttgttagctacatcattgctaaatatttcaaacttttggtTTAACTCTGATACTTTACTTTTTAATTCACTAACGTCTGTCTTAGTTTCAATCTCATGGAGTTTTACTGTGTTACTGACTGTTTCCACTTTATCATTCACAACATCTAGTTTAGAATCTACTCTACTTTCAAGATCTACTGCCAtagcttttacatttacacaaactgtatctatttgattattaacattaacaaaacattttgcatttttctctctgtctgtgaccagttcattttttacagactgaattttgttactcagactagattttacttctcccactttagattctaccgccaaaatctttgtttctgccttgctaagtttcttgtctatctttaaaatatcgttgcgaagtttattaccccaaagtaagacattatcaaattttttgttcatagCTCCCTCTAGACGCGACACTTTCTGATTTATAACCCGAAAACTGTCCGCGACCGTCTGATTCATGCTTTGCAATTGTTCTTCATTAGCTTGTAAGCGGGCTGCAACAGTCTGATTCAAAGCTAACGattgttccatcatttgtaatagtgATTTAATGTCCGACGTCTCACGTTTTGATGAATTAAGACTCTGATCCGCTTCTTTGACTGACTCATCTTCCGTTTTTACCGGCATGTCTACGACCCCAAACactaacaaattttcacaatcctgttcggattcagcaccactttcctctttcacaatggtcattttcgtgaagtttcacacacaaaataataaaaggaataaacagcactaaacaaatgtacttatcttttcagtctGGGTCCTCACTCGTGTGGTTAGTCCACTTTACTGTTtcgtttcgtctccctttacttccATGTATAGCACTTCTTCGTACCACGTGGTCATTAGACTTCTGCAAAACAGATTTCGTCAATCCAGTACATATCAATGTcttgatcccggacgagcccccagttGTCACGAACCGTCTCTACTTTGCAGGATAAGCTAAttccataaggacaccgttacggtgtggctaatggctgtaaagtaatttagtagagctggccatgatgtctcctttgttgatgctgctgtgtctgcgttgtccttgtggcttcttgttgtctaggcgatgattccttggctgccttgggtccaagaaaaaggtgcgggttttttaattattactggactatcgaaaaatgacgcagtattccacggtttctttgtatcaaacacATTTATTGCAAGAACTATATGCACAACCACACTCAACCGCGGCCAACACACAAGTGGCCGAAAAACCGTTGTCGACCAAAGATCGCAGTcataaagtacaaagaacatacaatacaatacaattccaatattgatcgcaacacctaacttagtattatcttaagtgaaaccttttttttttacacgactttagtatataatgaaataaataatgaaatgaataatgaaataaaatgacgtctatttgtcagttccattacaccagggaagacgaatggaatattccagaatttgaaacacgaacagctgctagcatgagtttcttagaagtagataccttaggggttgcgaagcaactcaaatcgcttgatacgagcaagtcttcaggtccagattgtataccgattaggttcctttcagattacgctgatacaatagctccctacttagcaatcatatacaaccgctcgctcaccgatagatctgtacctacagattggaaaattgcgcaggtcgcaccagtatttaagaagggtagtaggagtaatccatcgaactacagacctatatcactgacgtcggtttacagtagggttttggagcatatactgtattcaaacattatgaatcacctcgaagggaacgatctattgatacgtaatcagcatggtttcagaaaacatcgttcttgtgcaacgcagctagctctttattcgcacgaagtaatggccggtatcgacaggggatctcaggttgattccgtgtttctagatttcccgaaagcttttgacaccgttcctcacaagcgacttctaatcaagctgcgggcctatggggtatcgtctcagttgtgcgactggattcgtgatttcctgtcaggaaggtcgcagttcgtagtaatagacggcaaatcatcgagtaaaactgaagtgatatcaggtgttccccaggtaagcgtcctgggacctctgctgttcctgatctatataaatgacctgggtgacaatctgagcagttctcttaggttgttcgcagatgatgctgtaatttaccgtctagcaaggtcatccgaagaccagtatcagttgcaaagcgatttagaaaagattgctgtatggtgtgacaggtggcagggaaaagtgtgaggtgagccacatgagttccaaaagaaatccgttagaattcgattactcgataaatagtacaattctcaaggctgtcaattcaactaagtacctgggtgttaaaattacgaacaacttcaattggaaagaccacatagataatattgtggggaaggcgagccaaaggttgcgtttcattgtcaggacacttagaagatgcaacaagtccactaaagagacagcttacactacactcgttcgtcctctgttagaatattgctgcgcggtgtgggatgcttaccaggtgggactgacggaggacatcgaaaaggtgcaaaaaagggcagctcgttttgtattatcacgtaataggggagagagtgtggcagatatgatacgcgagttgggatggaagtcattaaagcaaagacgtttttcgtcgcggcgagatctatttacgaaatttcagtcaccaactttctcttccgaatgcgaaaatattttgttgagcccaatttacataggtaggaatgatcatcaaaataaaatgaaagaaatcagagctcgaacagaaaggtttaggtgttcgtttttccagcgcgctgttcgggagtgcaatggtagagagatagtatgattgtggttcgatgaaccctctgccaagcacttaaatgtgaattgaggagtaatcatgtagatgtagatgtagataaacgtgTCGGAAGCCAACAGTGAATTTTACAATCAAATTTGATCGCTTACAAGGGCCTTGAAGTCGTCAATTGATATTAAAACAGAGGAGTTTGCGACTACACAGCTCTCATTCTACTTATAATGTCGGTTTTCCCAAATTGGAGCTGCTATTTCTCCTTCAAGAAGCTCCTCATTTGTAGTCACGATGCTGGTTGGATCACTTTCGATTCCTCAAACGACCAGAAACATCAAACCCGAGCCCTCCATTTCGCAATTCATCAATATTACCACTCAGTTCCAGAGCCGAATTAAGTGGATTTGAACTGCAATAAATAACGTACTGCTTTTCTTTACGCTTGATGCGAAGAGGCAACGACCTAACTGTGTCTGATACCATATGGGCAGGTAACAATGTTTACCTAATTGCGTGCGTTCTTCCGACAGGCGACCGCAAGTTCGGCGTGCAGCCGCTGGATCCTCTGCGGCTGACGGAGGTGCTGCTGGAGCAGGGCCGCGGGCTCAGCCTCGCTCTCCGAGACGTCGACGTCATCGGCCTGCACGCCACCGACATCAACAGCGTCCGGTCAGTACCTGCACAAACCTTATATTGTTGCCAACATAGTGTGAGATGCCCGCCGTCGAGCAAGCCCGACATTTCCCTATACGCCGCACAGCCGACATGATATCAAACGCTCCTTCAACAATAACGTGACAATCATACAAtacaggcttccgcggccggtatTGGCGTAATCCCCGATCCTTGTTTTATGGATAAGGCGTAAATAACTGCCTATCGTTTCGTCTTCCAATGTTAGAGATATCGTCTGAGGCTTTTAACGACTCAGAAGCATATCAGTATGCCTAACTGTGTACTGTGTATATACCCACGCAACAacggttcgtgacgtcatcagaccgcgGAGATTTCCGACGGCGAAGAAGATACCCTCATGTTGTTTTTGGCATGTGGATGATACTTTCTCTATATAGCCTCGTGTAGAAAAAGAATTCTCTCgatttctaaattttctgaataatatTAACTATAAGATAAATTTCACTGTGGAATAAGAGAAAGAAAGGAAGTCAAATTTCATTTTTGGATGTTTAGGTACTTAGAAAACGTGACGCCACTGCAGGGCATAAAATCAACACAAAGCCCAATCAGACGGACAGTTGTCTGCACAAAAATTCCAGTCaccatcccaggcagaaaaggggAGTGATAAAATCATTGGTGGACCGGAATAAAAGAATTTGACACTCACAGTACTTGGAGGGCGAGCTCGATAGTTTAAGAATTGCCTTCAGAAGAAACGACCGCTCTGACAAAGAGGTAAATAGGGCATTACAGCCTAAAAGGTCTAGAATGTAGAGCTTCTAATAAAAAAGAATCAACTAAAGGAAAATTTTTCCTTCCATTTCTGAAATCTGTCACAGATCGCATCAGCAAAGCAGTCAGAAAAAAACggtgttcatccagtatttgaaccGAACACCCGTCGCTTGCCACAGCAGAAGTACACAAAATCCCTTGCACTTGTGACCAGGTGTACATAGGAAACACAAAAAGCAGTAACACCCGCCTTAAGGGACGCAAGAGCAGTTCTCGCTTGGGCAAGAcggataaatcagcagtagcagatcatACACTAGGACCGTGAAACTACGAAATTCGTTTCCCTGACACTGTCGGTTTAATAAGATCTAGTAATTACGACCCTAGAAGGCCATAAAAATTCAAAAGGATTGAAATTAAACAAGTTGTGGGCCTTAGTGTAAAATACAACAGTGCAAACTTTTCTGCATAACAGGTTCCATAGTGTATGTCAGCGAGCCTTCGTCAACTTAGGCTGTGGTTTGATGACGGCACGAACCGACCGTTGAGTAGATACATGTTCATCTTGCTGACCTTGTTAGTCTGTAACTGCATTCTGAGTCGttaaagcctctgatgatgtctccagcaatgGAAGACGAAAcattaggcagagaattatgccttggaccaaGACCTTATGCCCGATTGCAGCCGATACTCTGGAGCTTACGAATTAGTCAGTATAAGTAGTCTGCAGAGGTGGTTTGTTCAAATAACACAGGCGGAACATGATACGCATCCCACGCTGTTATGGGTTCTACAACCGCTCCACCAAGCTTGTCTGGGGGAAAATTAACCTTTAGCGAATTTTGAGCAATATTGTTAAAGCAGTGGAAATAACAGGTTGTTGGCATAAAACTCTGTGCACAACCTAAGTCCAAAAAGTTACCTGACTGATATTATTCCTAGCATATACGCGACGTCAGCGGCGTCTTGAACTAATGACTGCAAACAACGGATGTGCGTTCAACTCCTTAGCGAACATACCTCGATTACCGAACAAAAACAATGACGATACTTGGTGTTATCGAcatgaacctaccacaaaacgacaaagtgcagaaattcagatGAAAGCTAAACGCTTtggcgacataaccgacattcacgCCAATGTGAAGTGCGAGTTGAAGGActcttctgacagtttcacatggttttaTGAAGGGCCTGTGCATTGTACTCAGGTGGTGAggaggggagtggagggaaggggggaggctgcgtagaacacctgaagcattaaacccGTCATCTTAACTTTCCTCTGTGTTTTATTAACGTAGGCTCAGAAACATTTTGGACTGACGGTATTTTTTCGAATATGTGAAAAATACATTCGACGTAAGTATATTTCATTAAAACAGCATTTTATGTGCAAAGTATTGtcaaaacagttttatttacatGTTTTGTCCCGTTAATGGTCTGCCACGAATTATTGTGAACTTGCACCACAGTATTTTACTCTGAGGTTGATTACTTCCATTGTTAACAAAGCTCGCCTAAAAATCGTTTGTCGAAGTAGCTCGCTCAGCGAAGCAGTTGGACAATCAGAACACTCGTGAAGTCTGACAGCTATTTCTTTGAACAAGGTTACTTATATTGTGTTTTGCAGTTCTGCCCTACGTTCTTGTCACTAATTTTAAGTTGAGCCATATTTTGCCTTTAAAGTGTTTGTCTATTAAGTTTAAatgcatttctgtgcatttttcacGCAGGCGTTAGTTTTTTATCGGTTCTGACACAACAGTTTGCTCATTTTATCTCGCCAATTGCCAGTGTTAGTTTTACAGCTTCATAATCCAGGCAGACTATATACTTGTACAACTGATTTTTACTAGGATTAATTCACAGCACAACTAAGCTGCAACGATAATGTTCTTTGTGCATTACTCTTTTGCCTCCGCTTTCCGTGGTGTTAAGCGACATTCGAAAATTTTAGTGTACTGGACAAGGAAGAGAGAAGATATTCTTGTTCGTCACTTTGTCGGAATCAATTCGAAGTTCGTTGAAGGTAACTTAGAGGGTCCACATTGTAATTATAGTTTTAAATATTTCAGACAGACGTAGGAAATAGGCTGCTTTTCCACTCAGCGTAGACAAAACTCGCGAGGTACTGCAATCCGAAGGTCAGCTAGAGAAATATACGTGAGAAGTAACGTAATATACTCATTTTTTTATATTCTTTCCAAATAATTATAGTTTCTTTCTATATGTGTAAGTATATTGTATAAATTAATATCTTAACATTACATTATTAGAGTCAATAAAAATGTGTACTGTTAAGTAGAGAATTTTTGGTGTAGCCTACTGCTTGTATTGATTCCTACATCCTGTTTTAGACACACAGAAGGCAAGTTTTGtgactgcaataaataaataaatgcggcGAGTAATGTGTTACTTATATGATGTTTTAAAGCTCTGCCCTACTGTCCTTTCACTAATTTTAAGTAGAGCCAGATTTTGCCCTTCAAGTGTTTGTCTATCAGGTTTAGATGCATTTCTGTCCAGTTTTTACGCAGGAGTTAGTGCAGTCAGTAATGGAACCTTAACACCTTTCTTACGTACGTCTTCTATAAGCGACTGTGGAAAAAGATTGCATTGAAGCCAAATACATCATACCAGTAGTCTGTAATGTACATGCATTAGCTTAACAACAGCAAGTAAACTTGCACGACACTGATCAAATCCACTTGCTTTTTAACAACCGTTTGTGTGGTAAACGGGAATGTATTTTTAGAGGGATTTCCAGTCTTTAGACCCCAGAGACGCAaaaaacaaacagttaaaatatgaaGACATACTGAACAAAAGTCATACAGTTCACAGACGGGAAGGACACACAATTTTACTTTCCTATTGTAGAGACAGACAGACTAAagaattaaacacaaaataaaataaatggttcaaatcacGAATGGACGACTGACCATGATTAACAAATTTTGCCACAGCGTGACAATAGCTTAAGAAACACGAGAGGAAGCAATGATCTTTACAACGTGGACATGTCTCTTATGTATAACAATGCCAGATACGTGAAATAATGGACCATTTACATTTACGAATTTTTTACCATCAAATTTACAAACAACGCTGTCTTCTAAATGCTGAGACACAGAGAGCATGTGACAGCATGAGACATGTTTACTGTGGGCAAGGAAATGGAGGGATACTTGACTATTGGTAATATGTGTCAAATAATTAGATGCGTCGACTGAATCGAAGAGGTACATACTCTGGTGACAGGAGAAGTCAAACTACAGCCTATTTCGGTTATATTACTCCTGCCATTTCAGGCACTTCTGCTGAGATGCATGTGGTTTACAGGACATGAAGTAATTTGCGAACTTCCATAATTATTCAGCGCAATGAGAAAGTAGGCTCTCGATATGGTTTGAGTCTTAAAAAGAACTTCGCGTATCTGATTTCGCAGTTGTCGTTTGTAACTTCACAATCtaataacgattttttttttactctgtattTTAGCCTTGATCTTCCCAAGGACACCGTGATTGTCAACCTTACTGTACCGCACATAGAAATTTTGGGAAAATACGTAGTGAAGGGGAAAATAATGGTACTACCCATCACCGGAAAGGGAAACGCAAACATAACCCTTGGTAAGTAAATCTCCGTCCTGCACTTACATCTAAACTCAGAAAAGTAGTTTCTTGGCGTCACGGATTTCTGAGATAATAAGCAGCCCCATGTTTCCTTCGTTTTTCAGACGACGTGCGTGTGTCTTACACGTTCCAACACGACCTCGTCAGGAAGGCTGATGGCAAGCAGTACATCAGGGGTAAGAACAACTCACTGACGCTGACTGCTGGCTGGGGCAGTGCGCACCTGGACAACCTCTTCAACGGCGACAAAAGATTGGGTAAATTGCGCGCTCAGTTTTGAAACTTCAGCTCCTTAAACACACACTAAATGAGCACTTCAGTATGACCACCTAATTAACACAGTGTAGGTTCTCCTTGGCCTTCAGCGCAGTAGTTCTGACGTGGCTTCGGCATCTGTCATCAAAAAGTCTTACGGATTCCTGATCTCCACCCCTCGAAATGATGACAACATATGATGTGCAATGTTGTTGCAGCAGTCTGCTTACGTACTGATCAGAGGCAACACTTAACTGTTGCAACAGACTAACTCCAATCACTGTACTCTTTATATGGCTGCGGTACACATTTGTTTCTCTCAAAGTGATATGCATGGTGTCAATTACCTCTGAAGTTAAAGACACAAGGTCTCAGGCTCCGCCCTGGATTATAGTCTCGGTTCTGTGAGGGAGACAGTCTACAAGTTTCTTCAAGGATGCCGTATTCAACTAAAGCtgctcattgatgattagatccccaacagctaccaaattgcggggatgctgTTTGCTGCATTTGAGCCGGTGTTCCAAACGGTCTCGGGCATTGTACGTGGGATTAACACTGACTGATTTGGTGGCCCAGTCGAGCAGCGATAGGATACTTAAGCCTTCATCGAACCAGAAACTATGTCTGCAGCCCTGTGAACATCACTGTTATCGTCTCGGCTGACGTGAGTGCCCACAGTGTATTCGTCATAAAGTTGTAGAAGATAGGACAACGCCGAGAATGTTGAGATAAACGTCTTGGTACGTGTTCACGTTAACCTGAATGAGTAAGACCAAGTCAGTGTACGAAAATCACCCCAAAACATTACAGAATTATCTATGGTCTGCACTACACCTTCCATACACTACAGATTAAATGTCTCGTTGGGCCATCGGTCCGCTCCACGCTTtgcgtcatttgaaaagaggcaaaatctcgACTCGTCAGACCACACTACATGcaaccagtttctgtgttgtttggcccacagAAGGCGTGGAGCTTTATGTGCTGcctgagcaatggccttttgcgaagACTCCGACTCCACATGTCCACTGCAAGCAGTTTCCTTCGCAACGTTCGTTTGGGAACTGGTTCAGATGGACCTCCTTTCACTGACAGCAGGTCTCTCTGTTGGGTTTGATACCAATTATTTATCATTGCCAAGGCGTTGTATACATCTCCACTGCTTTTGCACCGTATTACATGGCTGGTTTTCTTGTACTAAACGTTGGACAGACCACGTCGGTACTCTAAcgaatcgggcaacttcattcacagtgtggtcatgGGCACTTCCAACTTCGCTATCTGCTAGTCTCTTCTGTCAGGTCTTCACAGCGACTCTTCTTACTACATAGACTGCATACAACCGATTGGAAATAAACGTCACTTCACTACAATGACTTAGTCAGCTGTGAAATGTCACATGACCTCCTAGAACAAGTTCTACGCCATTTACAGTGCTCCAAAGCGACTATAGTGTACTGTTGTAAGGGGTTGGCTAGTATTTTGTCAGGTGTGCTTACTTCAACATTTTTTATCAAGGTTTTCTTTAAGTGCCACAATTCATATTCCAAATGGAATTTCTCACTGACTTCTAAGGCCATGTTCACTGTGTTAATAATCATCACTTGTTTTTTTCATTAGGATTTCGAGGCCAAATAGACGTCACTATTCATTCAAATGTGATTCATCGTGTTTTCCAATTTATCCCGAGTTTTTCCTTACGTCATTATATCTTACGCAAGCTATACAGACTTCCTTTCTTGCCAGCAGAAGTGCATTTTGAGCGTAGACGAACTACAAACTGTTGGACTCATGTAGTAGGTATGCATTAACACAAGCCTTAAAAAGATTTTCACAAACGCCTTCATATCAAAATGCTTCACTGGGGCACGGTGAAGAACCCGTTTCAATATATTTTAagaatatacagagtgaatcactTAAAACGGGCAcctcaaatattgcggaaatggaaagtgctgtttatgtgtggttttcacagaatggattggtagtcaagggCTCGTATGTTGCCAATAAACttcgtaataatacttagaaagtgtattttttgtgcaaacatactttTTAAAAATGAACAATCCCTATTCATATTaacaactaaaagtagggtaaataagaatgtcagtggtgtttgttgctggattctatagcgagtagtttacgagataccctttttttttctttttttttagtttccacaccgacacttcttTGTGCTATtcagcctgcgtagttgctaggtatgatAATGTTATTTTTGCTTACAGCGAACTTGttttgttccttgagtgcattgtgattgtgacttgctagtcagtcagaTACGACAGTCCATGCAGTAGGTCGTTTGggaacgatgggatttaccaatgcatagAAAGCTGACATGCTCATGTTGTATGGAGAGTATAGtaagaatgcagtttgttcttgtacggtgtatgctgcAGGATATAGAcatcaaccatctcggcatttatttATCAACTTCTTCACCCAGCTACTTAAAAATGGTAGTGTAggacctagacaacgtaacagaagaaaacaagtgacgAAAGAAGAGGGGCGAAATAAAGGTTCTTCCTGCTGTTGCAGTTCATCCGCATGTTAGCTCCCACACAGTCGCATGAGGAAGTGGCATGGCTCATGCAAGCGCCCTCTGTTGTTCTTGGCATAGGTTAGTTTAggaagtagtgtgtaggtctagggaccgatgacctctgcagtttggtcccttcagaactcgcaaacatttgaacattttaagctgcatggaaacgattatgagaatcggtTTAACTTCTACACaaaggcattaagacaggatactccagaagtAACATGTAGCTTGTTCAGTGATGAATTCACGTTTACCAGTTATGGCGAGGTAAACCGCCAAaccatgcactattggtctgttgataatccccgttggcttcgtctggTGGAACGTCTAtagagtgtaaatgtgtggtgtgggataatgaaccatcagctcatagtttttcatagacggaacacttaacgcgcacaagtattgcagcctcctaataCACCATCTTCCACGTTCCTCTACAgattaggaggaacctgtggtaccaacatgacagctgtccagcccatagtgcacggagCACCACAGCATGTCTTTATGAATTGTTTCCAAATAGATGGGGGATCGGAAGCAGGAGACCTGAACtttggccggcccgttccccggattttATGCCTGTAGATTtttttgtggggaaagctgaaagatgctgtctacaaggcCCTACCAACTACATCCGATGATATGCAATGACTTATTACTCCAGCCTGCTCGGATATCTCCTCTGAaacgctagcacgtgtgcagcagtcgttccctaccagactggaagcgtgtactgtTGCTGTCACTGGACATTTTCAGCGCAACCTGTGACGGTCAGTTGTCTCGTCACTGGtcggaatccacataactagtgtattcaCTTATACTGttttttagtgtgtgctaccacaggtatggcCAAGTTTCAGCATTGGAACCTCTCAAActacgatacctcgtaaacgactgtcactagaatcctgtaacaaacatcATATGCTTTGTTGTGCTCTCTGATTTTCAATGTtttaaatggcaaaaaaaaaagctctgagcactatgggacttaatttctgaggtcatcagtccccttgaacttagaactacttaaacctaactaacctaaggacatcacacacacccatgcccgaggcaggatcgaacctgcgaccgtagcggtagcgcggttccagactgtagcgcctagaaccc
This genomic stretch from Schistocerca cancellata isolate TAMUIC-IGC-003103 chromosome 2, iqSchCanc2.1, whole genome shotgun sequence harbors:
- the LOC126155239 gene encoding protein takeout-like, whose translation is MSPRQRTTALTALAAAALVVAFVPAVLASHKLPPYIKPCSQNDIHLDECALRSARAALPGIIKGDRKFGVQPLDPLRLTEVLLEQGRGLSLALRDVDVIGLHATDINSVRLDLPKDTVIVNLTVPHIEILGKYVVKGKIMVLPITGKGNANITLDDVRVSYTFQHDLVRKADGKQYIRGKNNSLTLTAGWGSAHLDNLFNGDKRLGDAMNKFINENWRIVMEEIRAPIEETIVQVVERILTSFTSKVPYEEILLA